One region of Trichosurus vulpecula isolate mTriVul1 chromosome 1, mTriVul1.pri, whole genome shotgun sequence genomic DNA includes:
- the LOC118831410 gene encoding cytochrome b-c1 complex subunit 9: protein MASPSVLGRVYSVFFRRTSTFALTIAVGVLFFERAFDQGGDAIYDSINHGKLWKHIKHKYEEE from the exons ATGGCGTCCCCGTCGGTGCTCGGGCGAGTGTACTCGGTCTTCTTCCGCAGGACGTCCACCTTCGCGCTCACCATCGCCGTGGGCGTGTTGTTCTTCGAGCGCGCCTTCGACCAGGGCGGCGACGCCATCTACGACAGCATCAACCACGGG AAGCTGTGGAAGCACATCAAACACAAGTACGAGGAGGAGTAG